A window of the Cannabis sativa cultivar Pink pepper isolate KNU-18-1 chromosome X, ASM2916894v1, whole genome shotgun sequence genome harbors these coding sequences:
- the LOC115710101 gene encoding nucleoside diphosphate kinase 1: MEQTFIMIKPDGVQRGLVGEIISRFEKKGFTLRGLKFITVDSAFAEKHYADLSAKPFFSGLVEYIVSGPVVAMVWEGKNVVTTGRKIIGATNPAESAPGTIRGDFAIDIGRNVIHGSDSAENGRKEIALWFPEGVAEWQSSLHSWIYE; encoded by the exons ATGGAGCAAACTTTCATTATGATCAAGCCCGATGGTGTCCAAAGAGGACTG GTTGGTGAAATCATTAGCAGATTTGAGAAGAAGGGATTCACTTTGAGAG gTTTGAAGTTCATCACTGTTGATAGTGCTTTTGCGGAGAAGCACTATGCTGATCTCTCTGCCAAGCCCTTTTTCAGTGGTTTGGTTGAGTACATTGTCTCTGGCCCTGTTGTTGCCATGGTTTGGGAGGGTAAGAATGTGGTAACCACAGGAAGGAAGATCATTGGAGCAACCAACCCTGCAGAGTCTGCCCCCGGAACCATTCGTGGCGACTTTGCTATTGATATTGGCAG GAATGTCATTCATGGAAGTGATTCAGCTGAGAATGGAAGGAAGGAGATTGCCCTGTGGTTCCCCGAAGGCGTTGCTGAATGGCAGAGCAGCCTTCACTCATGGATCTATGAATAG
- the LOC115710034 gene encoding uncharacterized protein LOC115710034 isoform X1, translating into MDERGGGGGSFVAVRRISQGLERGNTCHSSSAEVVAGSAAWLGRGLSCVCAQRRESDARPSFDLTPVQEECLQRLQNRIDVSYDSSVPEHQEALKALWKSAYPEEELRGLISEQWKEMGWQGKDPSTDFRGGGFISLENLLYFAQNFPKSFQDLLRKQEGDRSVWEYPFAVAGVNITFMLIQMLDLEAVKPRTLVGATFLKFLADSDSAFDLLYCITFKLMDHQWLSMRASYMDFNTVMKATRRQLEKELLNEDVARLEELPSYGLLSR; encoded by the exons ATGGATGAGAGAGGAGGTGGCGGTGGCTCATTTGTGGCTGTGAGAAGAATTTCTCAAGGTTTGGAACGAGGCAACACCTGCCATTCATCTTCTG CTGAGGTTGTGGCAGGATCTGCTGCATGGCTCGGTCGAGGTTTATCTTGTGTTTGCGCCCAGAGGAGAGAAAGTGATGCACGTCCTTCATTTGACTTAACCCCTGTTCAG GAGGAATGCTTGCAAAGACTACAAAACCGTATAGATGTATCCTATGATAGTTCAGTTCCTGAGCATCAG GAAGCTTTAAAGGCTTTATGGAAATCTGCCTATCCTGAGGAAGAGCTTCGTGGTTTAATATCTGAGCAATGGAAGGAAATGGGATGGCAAGGGAAGGACCCATCAACAGATTTTAG GGGTGGTGGTTTTATATCATTGGagaatttattgtattttgctCAGAACTTTCCG AAATCCTTCCAGGATCTTCTGCGGAAACAGGAGGGCGATCGATCAGTTTGGGAATACCCATTTGCTGTGGCTGGTGTGAACATCACATTCATGCTTATACAGATGCTTGATCTTGAAGCAG TAAAACCAAGGACCCTGGTTGGAGCAACTTTCTTGAAGTTTCTAGCAG ATAGTGATTCGGCTTTTGACCTTCTATATTGCATTACATTCAAGCTAATGGACCATCAATGGCTTTCTATGCGCGCATCATATATGGATTTCAAT ACGGTGATGAAAGCCACGCGTCGACAGCTTGAAAAGGAACTTCTGAATGAAGACGTAGCACGACTTGAAGAGTTACCTTCCTACGGCCTGCTTTCACGATAG
- the LOC115710034 gene encoding uncharacterized protein LOC115710034 isoform X2 yields MMMFSDILMCCAEVVAGSAAWLGRGLSCVCAQRRESDARPSFDLTPVQEECLQRLQNRIDVSYDSSVPEHQEALKALWKSAYPEEELRGLISEQWKEMGWQGKDPSTDFRGGGFISLENLLYFAQNFPKSFQDLLRKQEGDRSVWEYPFAVAGVNITFMLIQMLDLEAVKPRTLVGATFLKFLADSDSAFDLLYCITFKLMDHQWLSMRASYMDFNTVMKATRRQLEKELLNEDVARLEELPSYGLLSR; encoded by the exons ATGATGATGTTTTCTGATATCCTAATGTGTTGTG CTGAGGTTGTGGCAGGATCTGCTGCATGGCTCGGTCGAGGTTTATCTTGTGTTTGCGCCCAGAGGAGAGAAAGTGATGCACGTCCTTCATTTGACTTAACCCCTGTTCAG GAGGAATGCTTGCAAAGACTACAAAACCGTATAGATGTATCCTATGATAGTTCAGTTCCTGAGCATCAG GAAGCTTTAAAGGCTTTATGGAAATCTGCCTATCCTGAGGAAGAGCTTCGTGGTTTAATATCTGAGCAATGGAAGGAAATGGGATGGCAAGGGAAGGACCCATCAACAGATTTTAG GGGTGGTGGTTTTATATCATTGGagaatttattgtattttgctCAGAACTTTCCG AAATCCTTCCAGGATCTTCTGCGGAAACAGGAGGGCGATCGATCAGTTTGGGAATACCCATTTGCTGTGGCTGGTGTGAACATCACATTCATGCTTATACAGATGCTTGATCTTGAAGCAG TAAAACCAAGGACCCTGGTTGGAGCAACTTTCTTGAAGTTTCTAGCAG ATAGTGATTCGGCTTTTGACCTTCTATATTGCATTACATTCAAGCTAATGGACCATCAATGGCTTTCTATGCGCGCATCATATATGGATTTCAAT ACGGTGATGAAAGCCACGCGTCGACAGCTTGAAAAGGAACTTCTGAATGAAGACGTAGCACGACTTGAAGAGTTACCTTCCTACGGCCTGCTTTCACGATAG